The genomic segment GACGGCGCCGACATGACCGCCGACGACTGGGCGGCCGCCGACCAGCGGTCGATCATGTTCTTCCTCAACGGCCGGATGATCCCGACGCCCGATGCACGGGGCCAGCAGATCCTCGACGACAGCTTCCTGGTGCTGCTCAACGGCGCCGCCGACCAGGTGAAGTTCACGCTGCCCGGCGAGCCGTACGGCCGGCTCTGGGAGCTGGTGGTCGACACGGCGGACCCGGACCGACGGGGCGCCGCTCACCAGGTGCGGGCGACCGAGCGCGAGGTGCTCGCCGGGCGTTCGATACAGATCCTCCGACGGATGGACGATGCCAGTGAGCGTTGACACCCCTGAGTCGCAGGCGTGGGACGTCAAGGCATCCGGGGACCGGCGACGCTCCCAGCCGGGTGCCACGTACCGCCTGCAACTGACCGGCGAGCTCGGATTCGACCAGGTCGCCGACCAGCTGGACTACTTCGCCGCGCTCGGCATCAGTGACCTCTACCTGTCGCCGATCATGCACGCGCGGTCCGGAAGCACCCACGGCTACGACGTGGTCGACCCCAACGAGGTGTCGCCCGCGCTCGGAGGAGCCGTGGCGCTGCGTGCGTTGTCCGACGCTGCGGCAGGTCACGGCATCAGCCTGATCGCCGACATCGTCCCGAACCACCTCGCGGCCTCCGACGAGAACCCGATGTGGGAGCAGTTGCTGGCCGAGGGGATGTCAGGCCCGAGCGGCTCGTTGTTCGACGTCGACTGGCGCCCGCCGTTGCCGACCGCCGAGGGCAAGGTGATCCTGCCGGTGCTCGGCGACACCTACGGTCAGGTCCTCGCCAACGGAGAGCTCGAGCTCGCGCGCATCGACGGCGTGTACCGGCTGCGCTATCACGACCGCACGTTTCCGCTTCGCGCGGAGACGCTCGAGCTCATCGAAGCCAGCGGAGGCGGTCGAGCGTTCACAGGCACCGCGGGTGTCCTCAACAGCTGGCAACCGCTGCACGGCCTGCTCGAGCGCCAGCACTACCGCCTGGTCCACTGGCGGATCGGGGACGCGGTCGTCAACTACCGTCGGTTCTTCACGATCAACGACCTCGCGGGCGTTCGCGTCGAGGTGCCGGAGGTCTTCGAACGGACCCACAGCGGCATCCTCGATCTCGTCGACGAGGGGGTGATCTCGGGGCTGCGCGTCGACCATCCGGACGGCCTGCGCGATCCCGAGCGCTACCTGCAGCAGCTGCGCAACCGGACGGGCGTGTGGATCGTGGTCGAAAAGATCCTCCACCCGGGTGAGCAGCTGCCGGCGTGGTCGGTCGCCGGGACCACGGGCTACGACTTCTGCACCGACGTGCTCGGCCTCTACATCGATGCCGGCGCGCTGCCCGAGCTGCGTGAGATCGACGCGCGGCTCGGTGGTGGGCGCCCGTACGCCGAGATCGCCGTCGAGCGCAAGGTGGCCGTCCTCGAGGGCGGCCTGCGCGCCGACCTCGACCGCGTCGCACACGGGCTGTGGCGCGTCACCCAGCGGCATCCGCAGGTCCGCGACGTGACGCTCGACTGGTGCCGGCGTGTGCTCGCGGGCACCCTGGCGCAGTTCGCGGTGTACCGGACCTACGTCGACCCCGAGACCGGAGCAGCGCACGAGCGCGACCGCACGCAGATCGCCGGCGCCATCGAGCGCGCGCGCGCCGCCGACGACGACGTGCCCGCGGTGCTGTGGGACTTCGTCGAGGAGCTGCTGGCGGGAGAGGTCGGTACCAGTCCCGCGCTGCTGGACGTCATCGCCATGTCCCAGCAGCTGTCCGCGGCCGTGACGGCGAAGGGCACGGAGGACTCTGCGTTCTACCGCTACCGCACGCTGCTCGCGGCCTGCGAGGTCGGTGCGGACCCGTCCCGGCCGGGGCGCACGGTCGAGCAGTTCCAACAGGCCAACGCCCACCGGGCCGAGCGCGCGCCGCAGACCATGCTCATGACGGCGACGCACGACACCAAGCGCGGCGAGGACGTGCGCCTGCGGATGGCGGCGCTGTCGGAGCTCCTCGACGTGTGGCGCGCCGCGGTCGACGCGTGCGAGGAGGTCGAGGCGACCAGCACGCTGCCCGCCCAGTGCCGTTACCTGGTCTACCAGACCGTGGTCGGGTTGTGGCCGCTGGAGGGCGATCCGACCGACGAGCACCGCGACCGGCTCGCCGCGTACGTGGTCAAGGCCGAGCGTGAGGCCGCGCTGTACACGAGGTGGACCGATCCCGACGAGGCGTTCGAGGACCGGCTGCAGGCGTTCGCTCGAACCCTGCTGGACGCGGACACAGCCCCGGAGGCGCTGCGGACGGTCATCACCCGCGCGGGCGAGATCGGCATGGTGTCGGGCCTCGGCCAGCTCGTGCTGCGCACGCTGTCTCCCGGCGTGCCGGACTGCTACCAGGGCACCGAGACGTGGGACGATTCGCTCGTCGACCCCGACAACCGCCGGCCCGTACCGTTCGAGGAACGGCGTGCGTTGCTCGACGGCCTGACCGACGTCCCCGTCGACGATCTCCTGGCCGCGCGTCGCGACGGTCGGATCAAGGCGTTCGTGCTGCACCGGGCCCTCCGGGCCCGGGCGGAGCACCCGGCGTGCGTCGGCGTCGGCAGCGGCTACCTCCCCCTGGACGTGGGCGGGGAGTGGGCCGACCACGTCGTCGCGTTCGCGCGGGTGTCGTCAGACGCCTCCGACGCGCTGCTGGTCGTCGCCCCGCGGCTGCCCGGGGCGGTCATGGGTGACACCGACGAGCCACCGATCGGTGACGCGTGGGGTGACACGACGGTACGCGTGCCCGGGTTCCTGCAGGGCACCTATCGTGACGGGTTCTCGACGGGATCAGGTGAGATCGGTGACGAGATCGAGGTGTCGTCGCTGCTGGGCAACCTGCCCGTCGCCGTGCTCGAACGGACGTCGGACGACGCTGCGGCGTCCGACGCGCCCGACTGACGACCGTACGAGACCCGCGGCGGCCGATTTGGCGACCGTGCACGACCACGGCGGCCGTCAGTGATCCTTCCGGCGGCGTCTCAGCTCCAGCCGAGGTCGTGCAGGCGGTCGTCGTCGATGCCGAAGTGGTGCGCGACCTCGTGCACGACCGTGACGGTCACCTGTCTGCGCACCTCGTCTGGGGTGTCGCAGTGGCGCAGGATGGGGCCGCGGAAGATCGTGATGCGATCCGGCAGGCTGCCCGCCGCCCACCACTCGTCGCGCTCGGTCAGCGGCACCCCGACGTACAGGCCGAACAGCTCGGGCTCGTCGGGTGGGCTCTCGTCGTCGATGACGATGGCCACGTTGCTCATGGCCTGTGCGAGCTCGTCCGGCACGGCGTCGAGGCCGTCGGCGACGGCCTGCTCGAACTCCTCGGGTGACATCGCGATCATGGGCCGGTACCTGCCGCGTCCGTCTGTCGTCGAGCGTGCGGCGTGCTGGTCGGGGTGAGCAGGGCCACCGACCATGGCGGCACCGTGCATACCACGCCGTCGTGGTCCGGCGCGATCGTGACAGGCGTGTCGGGACCACCGTAGGCGGCTGCCGCGCTCGACCACGCCACCACCCAGCCTCCGTGCAGCGGCAGGGCGATCGTCGCCGGCTCGCCGGCGACGTTCCCCAGGACGACCGCCGGCCAAGCTTCGCCGGGTCCGTCCCGCTCGACGGCCAGCTGCGTCGAGGTGACATGCAGTGGTCGCACGAGCCGGCGGTCGCCGTTCGCCAGCGCGGGGACGGTGCGCCGCAGCGCCAGCAGGTCGGTCCACAGCCGGCGCCGCGCCCGGCCGTCCGGCGCTGCGGCCGTACCCCGGTCCAGCGTGCTGGCCTCGAACGACGAGACCGCCTGGGGATCGGGTATCTCGGTCGCGCTGAACGCGGCGAAGGCCGCGAACTCCTCGCGCCGCCCCGTGCGGACGGCCTCGGCCAGCCACTCCTCGGGGTGGCTGGTGAAGAACTGGAAGGGACGGGTCTCACCGTACTCCTCGCCCATGAACAGCATCGGCACGGTGGGAGACAGGCACAGCAGCGCGATCGCTGCACGGACGGGGTCCGCGTCGGCCAGCGTCGTCACCCTGTCCCCGTGGGCGCGGTTGCCGATCTGATCGTGGTTCTGGATGTAAGCGACGAAGTGTCTTGCGGACACGTCAGTCGGCAACGGCGCGCCGACAGTGCGGTCGCGGACCTGTGACCGCCGGCCGCCGAAGACGAAGCCGTCGGTCCACGCGGTCGCGACGTCGGGCAGGCCGGTGTAGTCGGCGTAGTAACCGTCGCGTTCGCCGGTGACGGTGACGTGCAGCGCGTGGTGCAGGTCGTCCAGCCACTGGGCAGTCAGGCCCCGCCCTCCGACCGCGCGGGGGGCGACCGTGCGGGGATCCTGGCGATCCGACTCGGCGATCAGCACGAGGGAGCGGCCGAGCTGCTCGGCCAGGCGGTCGACGGTGGCCGACAGCCGCTCGAGGATGTGCACCGCCGAGCCGTCGACGAGGGCATGCACGGCGTCGAGCCGCAGCCCGTCGACGTGGAAGTCGGCCAGCCACATGCTCGCGTTGTCGACGATGAACGCCCGCACGGTGTCGGCGCCCTCGTCGTCGAGGTTGATCGCGGGGCCCCATGGCGTGACGTGCCGATCGGTCAGGTAGGGCCCGAACTCGGCGTGGTAGCTGCCGCTGGGGCCGAAGTGGTTGTAGACGACGTCGAGGATGACGGCGAGCCCGTGACGGTGGCACGCGTCGACAAACGCCGCGAACGCCTCAGGTCCGCCATATGGCTCGTGCACCGCATACCAGGCGACACCGTCGTAGCCCCAACCGCGTGAGCCGTTGAACGCTGCGACCGGCATCACCTCGACGTGGGTGACACCGAGCGTCGCAAGGTCGGCGAGGTGGTCCACGGCGGCGTCGAACGTGCCCGTCTCTGTGAACGTGCCGACGTGCAGCTCGTAGATGACGGCGCTGGCCAGTGGCCTCGGCTGCCAGCCGTCCTCTGCGTCGGACCAGGCGAATGCACGGTCCACGATCGCCGAGGAGGCGTGGACACCGTCGGGCTGGCGCTGCGACGCGGGGTCCGGCCGCGGGTCGCCGCCGTCGAGGCTGAACGCGTAGCGCCCGTCACGCGGTGCCGGCAGACGACGAGCGAACCAGCCGTGCTCGCCGGGTGACAGTGGCTCGTGCCGTCCGTCGAGCACGACGTCGACCCGGTCGGCGTCCGGTGCCCAGACACGGAACGTCACGGTGCCGTCGTCGTGGACGACCGGACCGTGGCGGAGCGGGTGCACGCCGAGATCACTCACGGGATGCCTCGCGATGTCGTGGGCCTAGTCCGTGGGCTCCGCGGCAGTGACCGTGCCGGGCGCGTCGATCTCGGCCAGGATCGCGTCGACCGTGGGCGTCACCCGCTCGTACAGCGGCTTGGGGTACAGGCCGATGCCGACGATCACGGCGATCAGCGGCACCATCACCGCCTTCTCGCGCACGGTCAGGTCGGTCATGCCGACGGCGCGTCCCTCGACCGGGCCGTGGAACATGCGCTGGTAGGCCCACAGGAGGTACAGGGCAGCGAAGATCACGCCGAACGCGGCCAGCACCGCTGCCCACGGCGTCGTCTGGAACGCGCCGATCAGGATCGGGAACTCGCCGACGAACCCGTTGAGTCCGGGCAGGGCCAGTGACGACAGCGCGACGACCAGGAAGGCCCCTCCGAACACCGGTGTCGCCTTGGCCAGCCCCGAGTAGTCGGCGATCCGGCGGGAGTGGGTCCGCTCGTACATGAACCCGATCAGGATGAACAGCGCGCCGGTCGACAACCCGTGGTTGACCATCTGCACGACGCTGCCCGACGTGCTCTGGGCGTTCAACGCGAAGACGCCGAGCACGACGAAGCCCATGTGCGCCACGGAGGAGTAGGCGACCAGTCTCTTGATGTCGGGCTGCACCATCGCGACCAGCGCTCCGTACAGCACGCCCACGACGGCCAGGCCGATGATCGGGGGCGCCAGGCTCTGCGTGGCTTCGGGGAAGTAGGGCAGGGAGAAGCGGATGATCCCGTACCCGCCGATCTTCAGCAGGATCGCGGCGAGGTCCACCGACCCGATCGTCGGCGCCTCGGTGTGCGCGTCGGGCAGCCACGTGTGGAACGGGAACAGGGGCACCTTGATCGCGAAGGCGATGAAGAACGCCAGGAACAG from the Euzebyales bacterium genome contains:
- the treY gene encoding malto-oligosyltrehalose synthase, with product MPVSVDTPESQAWDVKASGDRRRSQPGATYRLQLTGELGFDQVADQLDYFAALGISDLYLSPIMHARSGSTHGYDVVDPNEVSPALGGAVALRALSDAAAGHGISLIADIVPNHLAASDENPMWEQLLAEGMSGPSGSLFDVDWRPPLPTAEGKVILPVLGDTYGQVLANGELELARIDGVYRLRYHDRTFPLRAETLELIEASGGGRAFTGTAGVLNSWQPLHGLLERQHYRLVHWRIGDAVVNYRRFFTINDLAGVRVEVPEVFERTHSGILDLVDEGVISGLRVDHPDGLRDPERYLQQLRNRTGVWIVVEKILHPGEQLPAWSVAGTTGYDFCTDVLGLYIDAGALPELREIDARLGGGRPYAEIAVERKVAVLEGGLRADLDRVAHGLWRVTQRHPQVRDVTLDWCRRVLAGTLAQFAVYRTYVDPETGAAHERDRTQIAGAIERARAADDDVPAVLWDFVEELLAGEVGTSPALLDVIAMSQQLSAAVTAKGTEDSAFYRYRTLLAACEVGADPSRPGRTVEQFQQANAHRAERAPQTMLMTATHDTKRGEDVRLRMAALSELLDVWRAAVDACEEVEATSTLPAQCRYLVYQTVVGLWPLEGDPTDEHRDRLAAYVVKAEREAALYTRWTDPDEAFEDRLQAFARTLLDADTAPEALRTVITRAGEIGMVSGLGQLVLRTLSPGVPDCYQGTETWDDSLVDPDNRRPVPFEERRALLDGLTDVPVDDLLAARRDGRIKAFVLHRALRARAEHPACVGVGSGYLPLDVGGEWADHVVAFARVSSDASDALLVVAPRLPGAVMGDTDEPPIGDAWGDTTVRVPGFLQGTYRDGFSTGSGEIGDEIEVSSLLGNLPVAVLERTSDDAAASDAPD
- a CDS encoding metallopeptidase family protein, with amino-acid sequence MIAMSPEEFEQAVADGLDAVPDELAQAMSNVAIVIDDESPPDEPELFGLYVGVPLTERDEWWAAGSLPDRITIFRGPILRHCDTPDEVRRQVTVTVVHEVAHHFGIDDDRLHDLGWS
- the treZ gene encoding malto-oligosyltrehalose trehalohydrolase, with amino-acid sequence MSDLGVHPLRHGPVVHDDGTVTFRVWAPDADRVDVVLDGRHEPLSPGEHGWFARRLPAPRDGRYAFSLDGGDPRPDPASQRQPDGVHASSAIVDRAFAWSDAEDGWQPRPLASAVIYELHVGTFTETGTFDAAVDHLADLATLGVTHVEVMPVAAFNGSRGWGYDGVAWYAVHEPYGGPEAFAAFVDACHRHGLAVILDVVYNHFGPSGSYHAEFGPYLTDRHVTPWGPAINLDDEGADTVRAFIVDNASMWLADFHVDGLRLDAVHALVDGSAVHILERLSATVDRLAEQLGRSLVLIAESDRQDPRTVAPRAVGGRGLTAQWLDDLHHALHVTVTGERDGYYADYTGLPDVATAWTDGFVFGGRRSQVRDRTVGAPLPTDVSARHFVAYIQNHDQIGNRAHGDRVTTLADADPVRAAIALLCLSPTVPMLFMGEEYGETRPFQFFTSHPEEWLAEAVRTGRREEFAAFAAFSATEIPDPQAVSSFEASTLDRGTAAAPDGRARRRLWTDLLALRRTVPALANGDRRLVRPLHVTSTQLAVERDGPGEAWPAVVLGNVAGEPATIALPLHGGWVVAWSSAAAAYGGPDTPVTIAPDHDGVVCTVPPWSVALLTPTSTPHARRQTDAAGTGP
- a CDS encoding NADH-quinone oxidoreductase subunit M encodes the protein MADLPLLSMLIWLPAVAALVVGVIPAHRGEAIRRITLAATVIVFVLSLALFPAFEVGEPGFQLVEKVPWIPGWGINYQLGVDGITWPLVMLSTFIIPLAVLATWGHVSERTKGFYIAVLVLETAVIGVFTALDLILFYVFFEAMLVPMYALIGVWGGENRRYAAIKFFLYTLIGGLLMLVAILYLYFKGGASTFDYDALRGLALTDTEQVWLFLAFFIAFAIKVPLFPFHTWLPDAHTEAPTIGSVDLAAILLKIGGYGIIRFSLPYFPEATQSLAPPIIGLAVVGVLYGALVAMVQPDIKRLVAYSSVAHMGFVVLGVFALNAQSTSGSVVQMVNHGLSTGALFILIGFMYERTHSRRIADYSGLAKATPVFGGAFLVVALSSLALPGLNGFVGEFPILIGAFQTTPWAAVLAAFGVIFAALYLLWAYQRMFHGPVEGRAVGMTDLTVREKAVMVPLIAVIVGIGLYPKPLYERVTPTVDAILAEIDAPGTVTAAEPTD